One Propionispora hippei DSM 15287 genomic region harbors:
- a CDS encoding polysaccharide deacetylase family protein, with the protein MIVARVRQWYIFFAAGVFLVLAALAGFLQPIISTVKPAGQAEAIFHGDEQQPKVAFACNVFWGEEFLPDMLKTLDDNQIKITFFIGGSWAKRFPDALKDIGKRGHELGNHTYSHPHPNSLSKEKNQEEITRAENLIKEITGIKTTLYAPPYGEYNDMVLQAASELGYRNILWSIDTVDWKRPAPEIITARVVKKVHNGAIILMHPTAPTAAALPTLIKELKERGYTITTVSDILK; encoded by the coding sequence ATGATAGTGGCTCGTGTGCGGCAGTGGTATATTTTTTTTGCTGCCGGGGTTTTCCTGGTATTGGCTGCGCTGGCTGGCTTTTTACAGCCGATAATTTCTACGGTAAAGCCGGCGGGACAGGCGGAGGCCATATTTCATGGTGATGAACAGCAACCCAAGGTAGCTTTTGCCTGCAATGTGTTCTGGGGTGAGGAATTTTTGCCGGATATGTTGAAAACGCTGGATGACAATCAGATAAAAATTACTTTTTTTATCGGGGGAAGCTGGGCCAAACGCTTTCCGGACGCTCTGAAAGATATTGGAAAGCGGGGCCATGAATTAGGCAATCATACTTACAGTCATCCTCATCCCAATAGCCTAAGCAAGGAAAAGAATCAAGAGGAAATTACCCGGGCGGAGAACCTGATTAAAGAGATTACCGGCATAAAAACCACGCTGTATGCCCCTCCTTATGGCGAATATAACGATATGGTATTGCAGGCCGCCAGCGAGCTGGGCTATAGAAACATTCTGTGGAGTATTGATACGGTTGACTGGAAACGGCCGGCGCCGGAGATCATTACGGCCAGAGTGGTAAAAAAAGTACATAACGGTGCGATTATTCTCATGCACCCTACAGCCCCGACAGCAGCGGCTTTGCCAACGCTGATTAAGGAGCTGAAAGAAAGAGGATATACGATAACAACAGTATCTGATATACTTAAATAG